The following coding sequences are from one Capsicum annuum cultivar UCD-10X-F1 chromosome 3, UCD10Xv1.1, whole genome shotgun sequence window:
- the LOC107862275 gene encoding protein IMPAIRED IN BABA-INDUCED STERILITY 1 isoform X1, which produces MGCVASKQTVSVTPAFDHSGVLVRDGEDVGSGRSRVGSGGFGLDFDLKKVKKRGDSGLSGGSEMSESGRVSSNGCGSESVSFRLGNLQKYVEGEQVAAGWPAWLSAVAGEAIQGWVPLRAESFEKLEKIGQGTYSSVFRARDLESGRTVALKKVRFDNFEPESVRFMAREIMILRRLDHPNIIKLEGLITSRLSCSMYLVFEYMEHDISGLLSCPEVEFSESQIKCYMKQLLSGIEHCHSRGVMHRDIKGANLLVNNDGILKVADFGLANFCNLGRKQPLTSRVVTLWYRPPELLLGSTEYGASVDLWSVGCVFGELLTGKPILQGRTEVEQLHKIFKLCGSPPDDYWKKSKLPHATLFKPQHPYESCLWDTFTDLAKSAVSLIETLLSVEPPKRGTASSGLVSEYFKTKPHACDPASLPKYPPSKEIDAKHCEEAKRKKPGGRARGPETTRKSIRKPTATNKLAPEEKLPIQNQGVPTNNGSSMGTQKGDIIIGLERAKPSVDSKVEASHIKNASQGDVPFSGPLQVSGSSGFAWARRRTDDSSMRSRSKSSSRSLKFEPSGGLHIKNNMELKRRENYETTNGSRTNSKGRDTYESTKGRDAMQPHWSQLEQAESFDASDGYHSQELSLALYLKEETAFKRINVVQDQMDKVEFSGPLLSQSHRVEELLEKHERQIRQAVRRSWFQRVRRNGN; this is translated from the exons atGGGTTGTGTGGCGTCTAAGCAGACTGTGTCTGTAACTCCTGCATTTGATCATTCAGGGGTGCTTGTTAGAGACGGGGAAGATGTCGGGTCGGGTAGGAGCCGGGTTGGGAGTGGTGGGTTCGGgttggattttgatttgaagaaGGTGAAGAAGAGGGGGGATTCAGGGTTGAGTGGGGGGAGTGAGATGAGTGAGTCGGGTAGGGTGAGTTCGAATGGGTGTGGGAGTGAGTCAGTGAgttttaggcttgggaatttgcAGAAATATGTGGAAGGTGAACAAGTGGCTGCTGGTTGGCCTGCTTGGCTTAGTGCTGTTGCAGGGGAAGCTATTCAAGGATGGGTGCCTCTTAGAGCTGAGTCTTTTGAGAAATTGGAAAAG ATAGGTCAGGGTACATACAGCAGCGTATTCAGAGCACGTGATTTAGAAAGTGGAAGGACAGTTGCCCTGAAGAAGGTGCGATTTGATAACTTTGAGCCAGAAAGTGTTAGATTTATGGCACGAGAAATTATGATCCTCCGCAGGCTTGATCACCCCAATATCATTAAATTAGAGGGTCTAATTACCTCCAGATTGTCTTGTAGCATGTATCTTGTGTTCGAGTATATGGAACATGATATTTCTGGACTCCTGTCTTGTCCAGAAGTTGAGTTCAGCGAATCCCAG ATTAAATGCTACATGAAGCAGTTGCTGTCTGGTATAGAGCATTGTCATTCTCGAGGTGTAATGCATCGAGACATCAAAGGTGCAAATCTTCTGGTAAATAATGATGGAATTTTGAAGGTGGCAGACTTTGGACTGGCAAACTTCTGTAACCTTGGACGGAAGCAACCACTAACCAGCCGAGTTGTCACTTTATGGTACCGTCCTCCAGAGCTTCTGTTGGGATCCACGGAGTATGGAGCCTCTGTGGATCTTTGGAGTGTCGGATGCGTGTTTGGTGAACTTCTTACTGGTAAACCTATTCTTCAGGGGAGAACTGAG GTTGAACAGCTGCATAAAATTTTTAAGCTCTGTGGATCCCCACCAGATGATTACTGGAAGAAATCTAAACTTCCTCATGCAACTCTATTTAAACCGCAACATCCTTATGAGAGCTGTCTGTGGGACACATTTACAGATCTAGCCAAAAGTGCAGTCTCACTCATAGAGACTCTTCTTTCTGTCGAGCCACCGAAACGTGGAACTGCTTCTTCTGGCCTTGTATCTGAG TACTTCAAGACCAAGCCTCACGCCTGTGATCCTGCAAGCCTGCCGAAGTATCCACCAAGCAAAGAGATTGATGCCAAACATTGTGAAGAAGCAAAAAG GAAGAAGCCTGGTGGAAGAGCCCGTGGACCTGAGACAACCAGAAAGTCAATCAGAAAACCGACTGCGACCAATAAACTGGCACCTGAAGAG AAGttacccatccaaaatcaaggtGTTCCTACTAATAATGGCAGTAGTATGGGTACTCAAAAAGGAGACATTATTATAGGTCTAGAACGAGCTAAACCATCAGTTGATTCCAAGGTTGAGGCTTCCCATATTAAGAATGCATCTCAAGGCGATGTCCCCTTTTCAGGCCCTCTTCAAGTTTCAGGATCAAGTGGTTTTGCATGGGCGAGAAGACGGACTGATGATTCGTCAATGAGATCAAGGAGTAAATCAAGTTCAAGAAGCCTAAAATTTGAACCTTCAGGTGGACttcatattaaaaataacatggaGCTAAAAAGACGAGAGAATTATGAAACTACAAATGGAAGTCGCACCAATTCCAAGGGTCGTGACACATATGAATCCACTAAGGGTCGTGACGCAATGCAACCACATTGGAGCCAATTAGAGCAGGCAGAGTCATTTGATGCTTCTGATGGCTATCACTCACAAGAACTGTCACTGGCTCTCTATCTGAAAGAGGAGACAGCTTTCAAGAGGATCAATGTG GTTCAGGATCAAATGGACAAAGTTGAATTCTCAGGACCTTTGCTATCTCAGTCACACAGAGTTGAAGAACTCCTGGAGAAACATGAGCGCCAGATCCGCCAAGCTGTTCGAAGATCATGGTTCCAAAGAG TGAGGAGAAATGGAAACTGA
- the LOC107862275 gene encoding protein IMPAIRED IN BABA-INDUCED STERILITY 1 isoform X2 — MGCVASKQTVSVTPAFDHSGVLVRDGEDVGSGRSRVGSGGFGLDFDLKKVKKRGDSGLSGGSEMSESGRVSSNGCGSESVSFRLGNLQKYVEGEQVAAGWPAWLSAVAGEAIQGWVPLRAESFEKLEKIGQGTYSSVFRARDLESGRTVALKKVRFDNFEPESVRFMAREIMILRRLDHPNIIKLEGLITSRLSCSMYLVFEYMEHDISGLLSCPEVEFSESQIKCYMKQLLSGIEHCHSRGVMHRDIKGANLLVNNDGILKVADFGLANFCNLGRKQPLTSRVVTLWYRPPELLLGSTEYGASVDLWSVGCVFGELLTGKPILQGRTEVEQLHKIFKLCGSPPDDYWKKSKLPHATLFKPQHPYESCLWDTFTDLAKSAVSLIETLLSVEPPKRGTASSGLVSEYFKTKPHACDPASLPKYPPSKEIDAKHCEEAKRKKPGGRARGPETTRKSIRKPTATNKLAPEELPIQNQGVPTNNGSSMGTQKGDIIIGLERAKPSVDSKVEASHIKNASQGDVPFSGPLQVSGSSGFAWARRRTDDSSMRSRSKSSSRSLKFEPSGGLHIKNNMELKRRENYETTNGSRTNSKGRDTYESTKGRDAMQPHWSQLEQAESFDASDGYHSQELSLALYLKEETAFKRINVVQDQMDKVEFSGPLLSQSHRVEELLEKHERQIRQAVRRSWFQRVRRNGN, encoded by the exons atGGGTTGTGTGGCGTCTAAGCAGACTGTGTCTGTAACTCCTGCATTTGATCATTCAGGGGTGCTTGTTAGAGACGGGGAAGATGTCGGGTCGGGTAGGAGCCGGGTTGGGAGTGGTGGGTTCGGgttggattttgatttgaagaaGGTGAAGAAGAGGGGGGATTCAGGGTTGAGTGGGGGGAGTGAGATGAGTGAGTCGGGTAGGGTGAGTTCGAATGGGTGTGGGAGTGAGTCAGTGAgttttaggcttgggaatttgcAGAAATATGTGGAAGGTGAACAAGTGGCTGCTGGTTGGCCTGCTTGGCTTAGTGCTGTTGCAGGGGAAGCTATTCAAGGATGGGTGCCTCTTAGAGCTGAGTCTTTTGAGAAATTGGAAAAG ATAGGTCAGGGTACATACAGCAGCGTATTCAGAGCACGTGATTTAGAAAGTGGAAGGACAGTTGCCCTGAAGAAGGTGCGATTTGATAACTTTGAGCCAGAAAGTGTTAGATTTATGGCACGAGAAATTATGATCCTCCGCAGGCTTGATCACCCCAATATCATTAAATTAGAGGGTCTAATTACCTCCAGATTGTCTTGTAGCATGTATCTTGTGTTCGAGTATATGGAACATGATATTTCTGGACTCCTGTCTTGTCCAGAAGTTGAGTTCAGCGAATCCCAG ATTAAATGCTACATGAAGCAGTTGCTGTCTGGTATAGAGCATTGTCATTCTCGAGGTGTAATGCATCGAGACATCAAAGGTGCAAATCTTCTGGTAAATAATGATGGAATTTTGAAGGTGGCAGACTTTGGACTGGCAAACTTCTGTAACCTTGGACGGAAGCAACCACTAACCAGCCGAGTTGTCACTTTATGGTACCGTCCTCCAGAGCTTCTGTTGGGATCCACGGAGTATGGAGCCTCTGTGGATCTTTGGAGTGTCGGATGCGTGTTTGGTGAACTTCTTACTGGTAAACCTATTCTTCAGGGGAGAACTGAG GTTGAACAGCTGCATAAAATTTTTAAGCTCTGTGGATCCCCACCAGATGATTACTGGAAGAAATCTAAACTTCCTCATGCAACTCTATTTAAACCGCAACATCCTTATGAGAGCTGTCTGTGGGACACATTTACAGATCTAGCCAAAAGTGCAGTCTCACTCATAGAGACTCTTCTTTCTGTCGAGCCACCGAAACGTGGAACTGCTTCTTCTGGCCTTGTATCTGAG TACTTCAAGACCAAGCCTCACGCCTGTGATCCTGCAAGCCTGCCGAAGTATCCACCAAGCAAAGAGATTGATGCCAAACATTGTGAAGAAGCAAAAAG GAAGAAGCCTGGTGGAAGAGCCCGTGGACCTGAGACAACCAGAAAGTCAATCAGAAAACCGACTGCGACCAATAAACTGGCACCTGAAGAG ttacccatccaaaatcaaggtGTTCCTACTAATAATGGCAGTAGTATGGGTACTCAAAAAGGAGACATTATTATAGGTCTAGAACGAGCTAAACCATCAGTTGATTCCAAGGTTGAGGCTTCCCATATTAAGAATGCATCTCAAGGCGATGTCCCCTTTTCAGGCCCTCTTCAAGTTTCAGGATCAAGTGGTTTTGCATGGGCGAGAAGACGGACTGATGATTCGTCAATGAGATCAAGGAGTAAATCAAGTTCAAGAAGCCTAAAATTTGAACCTTCAGGTGGACttcatattaaaaataacatggaGCTAAAAAGACGAGAGAATTATGAAACTACAAATGGAAGTCGCACCAATTCCAAGGGTCGTGACACATATGAATCCACTAAGGGTCGTGACGCAATGCAACCACATTGGAGCCAATTAGAGCAGGCAGAGTCATTTGATGCTTCTGATGGCTATCACTCACAAGAACTGTCACTGGCTCTCTATCTGAAAGAGGAGACAGCTTTCAAGAGGATCAATGTG GTTCAGGATCAAATGGACAAAGTTGAATTCTCAGGACCTTTGCTATCTCAGTCACACAGAGTTGAAGAACTCCTGGAGAAACATGAGCGCCAGATCCGCCAAGCTGTTCGAAGATCATGGTTCCAAAGAG TGAGGAGAAATGGAAACTGA